The following proteins come from a genomic window of Streptomyces sp. GS7:
- a CDS encoding NADH-quinone oxidoreductase subunit J, producing MTGLAATTTSSGEAVQFWLLGIVAVAGALSTILMKRAVHSALSLAGTMIVLAVFYLANGAYFLGVVQIVVYTGAIMMLFLFVVMLVGVTAADSLKETLKGQRWLAAGLGLGFGVLLVAGIGNASLRQFNGLGEANAGGNVQGLAALIFTKYVFAFEITGALLITAAVGAMVLTHRERTERAKSQREQSEARIREGKQVPPLPAPGVYARHNAVDIPGLLPDGTASELTVSPTLRERGQVRDVSGESLAELKALEQRSEDWLGRGSGEAKKPRPSGPAAPREPKEGAQK from the coding sequence ATGACCGGTCTCGCCGCCACCACGACCTCCTCGGGGGAGGCCGTGCAGTTCTGGCTCCTGGGCATCGTCGCCGTCGCCGGCGCCCTGTCCACGATCTTGATGAAACGGGCCGTGCACAGCGCCCTTTCGCTCGCCGGGACCATGATCGTCCTGGCGGTCTTCTATCTGGCCAACGGCGCCTACTTCCTCGGCGTCGTGCAGATCGTGGTCTACACGGGCGCGATCATGATGCTGTTCCTGTTCGTCGTGATGCTGGTCGGCGTCACCGCCGCGGACTCCCTCAAGGAGACCCTCAAGGGCCAGCGCTGGCTCGCCGCCGGCCTGGGCCTGGGCTTCGGCGTCCTGCTGGTCGCCGGTATCGGCAACGCCTCGCTCCGGCAGTTCAACGGCCTGGGCGAGGCCAACGCAGGCGGCAATGTGCAGGGCCTGGCCGCGCTCATCTTCACCAAGTACGTCTTCGCCTTCGAAATCACCGGCGCGCTGCTGATCACGGCGGCCGTCGGCGCGATGGTGCTCACCCACCGGGAGCGTACGGAGCGCGCCAAGTCCCAGCGGGAGCAGTCCGAGGCGCGGATCCGCGAGGGCAAGCAGGTGCCGCCGCTGCCCGCCCCCGGTGTCTACGCCCGGCACAACGCCGTCGACATCCCCGGCCTGCTGCCCGACGGCACCGCGTCCGAGCTGACCGTCAGCCCGACGCTGCGGGAGCGCGGCCAGGTCCGCGACGTCTCCGGTGAGTCGCTGGCCGAGCTGAAGGCGCTGGAGCAGCGCTCCGAGGACTGGCTGGGGCGGGGCTCCGGCGAGGCGAAGAAACCCAGGCCGTCGGGTCCCGCGGCGCCAAGGGAACCGAAAGAGGGTGCCCAGAAGTGA
- the nuoK gene encoding NADH-quinone oxidoreductase subunit NuoK: MNPVNYLYLAALLFTIGAAGVLIRRNAIVVFMCIELMLNACNLAFVTFSRMHGNLDGQIIAFFTMVVAAAEVVVGLAIIVSIFRTRHTASVDDASLMKL; the protein is encoded by the coding sequence GTGAACCCGGTCAACTACCTCTACCTCGCCGCCCTGTTGTTCACCATCGGCGCGGCCGGAGTGCTGATCAGGCGGAACGCCATCGTGGTGTTCATGTGCATCGAACTGATGCTGAACGCCTGCAATCTGGCCTTCGTCACCTTCTCGCGGATGCACGGGAATCTGGACGGCCAGATCATCGCCTTCTTCACGATGGTCGTCGCCGCGGCCGAGGTCGTGGTCGGCCTGGCGATCATCGTGTCGATCTTCCGCACCCGTCACACGGCCTCGGTCGACGACGCCAGCCTGATGAAGCTGTAA
- the nuoL gene encoding NADH-quinone oxidoreductase subunit L, with protein MENLIALLVAAPLVGAALLLCGGRRLDRAGHWIGSLFAVASFAVAVVLFADMLGRSAEHRALHQHLFSWIPVGGFRADLAFQLDQLSMTFALLITGVGSLIHIYSIGYMEHDERRRRFFGYLNLFLAAMLLLVLADNYLLLYVGWEGVGLASYLLIGFWQHKPSAATAAKKAFLVNRVGDMGLSIAVMLMFTTFGTFAFGPVLASTGATSEGRLTAIGLLLLLAACGKSAQVPLQSWLGDAMEGPTPVSALIHAATMVTAGVYLITRSGAIFNAAPDARTAVVAVGAVTLLFGAIVGCAKDDIKKALAGSTMSQIGYMVLAAGLGPVGYAFAIMHLVTHGFFKAGLFLGAGSVMHGMNDEVDMRRYGGLRRHMPITFVTFGLGYLAIIGFPGLSGFFSKDKIIEAAFAQGGTEGWILGGAALLGAAITAFYMTRVMLMTFFGERRWDPQEFHPHESPKVMTLPMIVLAVGSVFAGGLFSINDAFVTWLEPVTSFAHGDSPVSAGVVTAATMVVLVVGVGIAWLMYGRKEVPAVAPHGSPLTRAARRDLLQDDFNHVVLVRGGEHLTRTLVYLDHSLVDGAVNGTAASVGGLSGRLRRLQTGFVRSYAVQMLGGAAVLVAATLLMRGV; from the coding sequence GTGGAGAACTTGATCGCGCTGCTCGTCGCGGCACCGCTGGTCGGTGCGGCCCTGCTGCTGTGCGGCGGCCGGCGCCTGGACCGCGCCGGCCACTGGATCGGCTCGCTCTTCGCGGTGGCCTCGTTCGCCGTCGCGGTGGTGCTCTTCGCCGACATGCTCGGCAGGAGCGCCGAGCACCGCGCCCTGCACCAGCACCTGTTCAGCTGGATCCCGGTCGGCGGCTTCCGGGCCGATCTGGCCTTCCAGCTCGACCAGTTGTCGATGACCTTCGCCCTATTGATCACCGGTGTCGGATCGCTGATCCACATCTACTCGATCGGCTATATGGAGCACGATGAGCGGCGCCGCCGCTTCTTCGGCTATCTCAATCTCTTCCTGGCGGCGATGCTGCTGCTGGTCCTCGCCGACAACTACCTTCTGCTGTACGTCGGTTGGGAGGGCGTCGGCCTCGCCTCGTATCTCCTGATCGGATTCTGGCAGCACAAGCCGAGCGCGGCCACCGCCGCCAAGAAGGCGTTCCTGGTCAACCGCGTCGGCGACATGGGCCTGTCCATCGCCGTCATGCTGATGTTCACGACGTTCGGGACCTTCGCCTTCGGCCCGGTGCTCGCCTCGACGGGCGCCACGAGCGAGGGCAGGCTGACCGCCATCGGGCTGCTGTTGCTGCTGGCCGCCTGCGGCAAGTCGGCGCAGGTGCCGCTCCAGTCCTGGCTGGGCGACGCGATGGAGGGCCCGACGCCGGTGTCCGCGCTGATCCACGCCGCCACGATGGTCACCGCCGGCGTGTATCTGATCACCCGCTCCGGGGCGATCTTCAATGCCGCGCCGGACGCCAGGACGGCGGTGGTCGCGGTCGGTGCGGTCACCCTCCTGTTCGGTGCGATCGTCGGTTGCGCCAAGGACGACATCAAGAAGGCGCTGGCCGGTTCGACGATGTCCCAGATCGGCTACATGGTCCTGGCCGCCGGCCTCGGCCCCGTCGGCTACGCCTTCGCGATCATGCACCTGGTCACCCACGGCTTCTTCAAGGCGGGCCTCTTCCTCGGCGCCGGCTCGGTGATGCACGGGATGAACGACGAGGTGGACATGCGCCGATACGGCGGTCTGCGCAGGCACATGCCGATCACCTTCGTCACCTTCGGCCTCGGCTATCTGGCGATCATCGGCTTCCCCGGGCTGTCCGGCTTCTTCTCCAAGGACAAGATCATCGAGGCGGCGTTCGCCCAGGGCGGCACCGAGGGCTGGATCCTCGGCGGCGCGGCCCTGCTGGGCGCCGCGATCACCGCGTTCTACATGACCCGGGTGATGCTGATGACGTTCTTCGGCGAGCGGCGCTGGGATCCGCAAGAGTTCCATCCGCACGAGTCGCCGAAGGTGATGACGCTCCCGATGATCGTGCTGGCCGTCGGATCGGTCTTCGCGGGCGGGCTGTTCAGCATCAACGACGCCTTCGTCACCTGGCTGGAGCCGGTCACCTCCTTCGCGCACGGCGACTCCCCGGTGAGCGCCGGCGTGGTCACCGCCGCCACGATGGTGGTGCTGGTCGTCGGCGTGGGCATCGCCTGGCTGATGTACGGCCGCAAGGAGGTCCCGGCGGTCGCCCCGCACGGTTCGCCGCTGACCCGGGCGGCCCGCCGCGATCTGCTCCAGGACGACTTCAACCACGTCGTCCTGGTGCGCGGCGGTGAGCATCTGACCCGCACGCTGGTCTATCTCGACCACTCCCTGGTGGACGGCGCGGTCAACGGCACGGCGGCCTCGGTGGGCGGACTCTCCGGCCGGCTGCGCCGGTTGCAGACCGGCTTCGTCCGCTCGTACGCGGTCCAGATGCTGGGCGGGGCCGCCGTTCTCGTCGCCGCGACCCTGCTGATGAGGGGTGTCTGA
- a CDS encoding NADH-quinone oxidoreductase subunit M, with translation MAAFSFPLLTVTAAVPAIGAIATAAVPAARRTAAKWLALLFSLATLALALVIAVRFRPGAKGPFQLTESHAWIRDFGVRYDLGVDGIAVALIGLTALLIPFVILAGWHDADPLEGATPNRRWRPTQGFFALILAVEAMVVVSFEATDVFLFYIFFEAMLIPMYFLIGGFGDRAGPHGEEQAAVQRSYAAVKFLLYNLVGGLIMLAAVIGLYAVTAHQLGAGTFSLQQIVEARASGRLTLGTGTERLLFLGFFFAFAVKAPLWPLHTWLPNAMGEATSPVAVLITAVVDKVGTFAMLRFCLQLFPQASSWATPAILVLSLISILYGALLAVGQRDIKRLIAYASISHFGFIILGIFAMTSQGQGGATLYMVNHGISTAALMLVAGFLISRRGSRLIADYGGVQKVAPVLAGTFLVGGLATLSLPGLAPFISEFLVLVGTFSRYPAIGVVATLGIVLAALYVLVLYQRTMTGPVRAEVGGMRDLRARELVVAAPLIALLLFLGVYPKPLTDIVNPAVGHTLSVVDKKDPKPTVQVTAVPGHGRPGQAVRDQDVEAAK, from the coding sequence ATGGCAGCCTTTTCCTTCCCCCTGCTGACGGTCACCGCCGCGGTCCCGGCGATCGGTGCGATCGCCACCGCCGCGGTGCCCGCCGCCAGGCGCACCGCCGCCAAGTGGCTGGCGCTGCTGTTCTCGCTGGCCACCCTGGCGCTGGCGCTGGTGATCGCCGTCCGCTTCCGGCCCGGCGCCAAGGGCCCGTTCCAGCTGACCGAATCCCACGCCTGGATCCGGGACTTCGGGGTCCGCTACGACCTCGGGGTGGACGGCATCGCGGTCGCCCTGATCGGGCTGACCGCGCTGCTGATCCCGTTCGTCATCCTGGCGGGCTGGCACGACGCCGACCCCCTGGAGGGCGCGACGCCGAACCGCCGGTGGCGGCCCACCCAGGGCTTCTTCGCGCTGATCCTGGCCGTCGAGGCGATGGTGGTCGTCTCCTTCGAGGCCACCGACGTCTTCCTCTTCTACATCTTCTTCGAAGCCATGCTGATCCCGATGTACTTCCTCATCGGCGGCTTCGGGGACCGGGCCGGCCCGCACGGCGAGGAGCAGGCCGCCGTCCAGCGGTCGTACGCCGCGGTGAAGTTCCTGCTCTACAACCTCGTCGGCGGCCTGATCATGCTGGCCGCGGTGATCGGGCTGTACGCCGTCACCGCGCACCAGTTGGGTGCCGGCACCTTCTCGCTCCAGCAGATCGTCGAGGCGCGGGCGTCCGGCCGGCTGACCCTCGGCACGGGTACCGAACGGCTGCTGTTCCTCGGCTTCTTCTTCGCCTTCGCAGTCAAGGCCCCGCTGTGGCCGCTGCACACCTGGCTGCCCAACGCCATGGGCGAGGCGACCTCGCCGGTCGCGGTGCTGATCACCGCGGTCGTCGACAAGGTCGGCACGTTCGCGATGCTCCGCTTCTGCCTCCAGCTCTTCCCGCAGGCCAGCAGCTGGGCCACCCCGGCCATCCTGGTGCTGTCGCTGATCAGCATCCTCTACGGCGCGCTGCTCGCGGTCGGCCAGCGGGACATCAAGCGGCTGATCGCCTACGCCTCGATCTCCCACTTCGGCTTCATCATCCTGGGCATCTTCGCGATGACCTCCCAGGGCCAGGGCGGCGCGACGCTCTACATGGTCAACCACGGCATCTCGACCGCCGCGCTGATGCTGGTCGCCGGGTTCCTGATCAGCCGCCGCGGCTCGCGGCTGATCGCGGACTACGGCGGCGTCCAGAAGGTCGCCCCGGTCCTCGCCGGCACCTTCCTCGTCGGCGGTCTGGCGACCCTCTCGCTGCCCGGACTGGCCCCGTTCATCAGCGAGTTCCTGGTCCTGGTCGGCACGTTCAGCCGCTATCCGGCCATCGGTGTCGTCGCCACCCTCGGCATCGTGCTGGCCGCCCTCTACGTCCTCGTCCTCTACCAGCGGACGATGACCGGCCCGGTCAGGGCGGAGGTCGGCGGGATGCGCGATCTCAGGGCCCGGGAGCTGGTGGTGGCCGCGCCGCTGATCGCGCTGCTGCTCTTCCTCGGGGTGTATCCCAAGCCGCTGACCGACATCGTCAATCCGGCCGTCGGCCACACCCTGTCCGTCGTGGACAAGAAGGACCCCAAGCCCACCGTGCAGGTGACCGCCGTGCCCGGCCATGGCCGACCCGGCCAAGCCGTGCGTGATCAAGACGTGGAGGCCGCGAAGTGA
- the nuoN gene encoding NADH-quinone oxidoreductase subunit NuoN, with product MSPVASVHSLWTTAAGTPGRIPAPHIEYAQLSPTLIVLGAAVAGIVIEAFLPRRSRYYAQLLLSVVSLAAAFAAVIGLAAGGFGSSRAHLAAMGALAVDGPALFLQGTILLVSLIAVFTFAERRLDPAAHGNHIDSFAAQPAAVPGGAAEQAAVKAGFTTTEVFPILLFAVGGMLIFPAANDLLTLFIALEVFSLPLYVLCALARRQRLLSQESAVKYFLLGAFSSAFLLFGVALLYGYAGTVTYAGIAEVVSDGAKQVDPALAGTMGNDALLLIGGALLLMGLLFKVGAVPFHMWTPDVYQGAPTPVTGFMAAATKVAAFGALLRLLYVVLPGMRWDWRPVMWGVAIVTMLGGAVIAITQTDIKRLLAYSSIAHAGFILAGVIAASKDGISSVLFYLAAYSFVTLGAFAVVTLVRDAGGEATHLSKWAGLGRRSPLVAAVFAVFLLAFAGIPLTSGFAGKFAVFKAAAESGAGWLVVVGVISSAIAAFFYIRVIVLMFFSEPKTDGPTVAVPSALTSTAIAVGVAATLVLGLAPQYFLDLAGQAGVFIR from the coding sequence GTGAGTCCCGTGGCAAGTGTCCACAGCCTGTGGACAACGGCGGCCGGCACGCCGGGCAGGATCCCGGCGCCGCACATCGAGTACGCCCAGCTGTCGCCGACGCTCATCGTCCTCGGCGCCGCGGTGGCCGGCATCGTGATCGAGGCGTTCCTGCCGCGCCGCAGCCGCTACTACGCCCAGCTGCTGCTGTCCGTGGTGTCGCTGGCCGCCGCGTTCGCCGCGGTGATCGGCCTGGCGGCCGGCGGCTTCGGATCGTCCAGGGCGCATCTGGCCGCGATGGGCGCCCTCGCCGTCGACGGCCCCGCGCTCTTCCTCCAGGGCACGATCCTGCTGGTGTCGCTGATCGCGGTCTTCACCTTCGCCGAGCGCCGGCTCGACCCCGCAGCGCACGGCAACCACATCGACTCCTTCGCCGCGCAGCCCGCGGCCGTCCCCGGCGGCGCCGCCGAACAGGCCGCGGTCAAGGCCGGGTTCACCACCACCGAGGTCTTCCCGATCCTGCTCTTCGCGGTCGGCGGCATGCTGATCTTCCCCGCGGCCAACGACCTGCTGACCCTCTTCATCGCCCTGGAGGTCTTCTCCCTCCCGCTGTACGTCCTGTGCGCGCTGGCCCGCCGGCAGCGGCTGCTCTCGCAGGAGTCCGCGGTCAAGTACTTCCTCCTCGGCGCCTTCTCGTCCGCCTTCCTGCTGTTCGGCGTGGCGCTGCTCTACGGCTACGCCGGCACGGTGACGTACGCCGGGATCGCCGAGGTGGTCTCGGACGGCGCCAAGCAGGTCGACCCGGCGCTGGCCGGGACGATGGGCAATGACGCGCTGCTGCTGATCGGCGGGGCCCTGCTGCTGATGGGCCTGCTGTTCAAGGTCGGCGCGGTGCCCTTCCACATGTGGACACCGGACGTCTATCAGGGCGCCCCCACGCCGGTGACGGGCTTCATGGCCGCCGCCACCAAGGTCGCCGCCTTCGGCGCGCTGCTGCGGCTGCTGTACGTCGTGCTGCCGGGGATGCGCTGGGACTGGCGGCCGGTGATGTGGGGCGTCGCGATCGTCACGATGCTGGGCGGTGCGGTCATCGCCATCACCCAGACCGACATCAAGCGGCTGCTGGCCTACTCCTCCATCGCGCACGCCGGTTTCATCCTCGCCGGTGTCATCGCGGCCAGCAAGGACGGCATCTCCTCGGTGCTCTTCTACCTCGCCGCGTACTCCTTCGTGACGCTCGGCGCGTTCGCCGTGGTCACCCTGGTGCGGGACGCCGGCGGCGAGGCCACCCACCTGTCCAAGTGGGCCGGTCTGGGCCGCCGTTCACCGCTGGTGGCCGCGGTCTTCGCGGTCTTCCTGCTGGCCTTCGCGGGCATTCCGCTGACGTCCGGGTTCGCCGGGAAGTTCGCGGTGTTCAAGGCGGCGGCGGAGAGCGGCGCGGGCTGGCTGGTGGTGGTCGGTGTGATCTCGTCGGCCATCGCGGCGTTCTTCTACATCCGGGTGATCGTGCTGATGTTCTTCAGCGAGCCCAAGACGGACGGCCCGACGGTCGCGGTGCCCAGCGCGCTGACGTCCACGGCCATCGCGGTCGGGGTCGCGGCCACCCTGGTGCTCGGCCTGGCGCCCCAGTACTTCCTCGACCTGGCGGGCCAGGCGGGGGTGTTCATCCGCTGA
- the fahA gene encoding fumarylacetoacetase yields MPEQSPEQSPFDLAEGDPFGPHTLPYGVFSTADAPDRRRIGVRYGSRVLDLSALPGALPSVVPAPHGELLAAATLNPLLAAGRPVWQQVRAAVRTALTDPAHRTAVTPLLHPLDGVTLHLPFEVADYVDFYSSEHHATNVGKIFRPNGAALPPNWKHLPIGYHGRAGTVVVSGTPVVRPNGQRKTPEDAAPVFGPSTRLDIEAEVGFVVGTPSALHEPVDLAGFRDHVFGVCLVNDWSARDIQAWEYVPLGPFLGKSFATSVSAWITPLDAFDASRTPPPARDTAALPYLDDAAAEPGGIDLRIEVAHNGEVISRPPFAAMYWTAAQQLAHMTVNGASLRTGDLYASGTVSGPEPDQLGCLLELTQGKGPYLQDGDEITLTAWAPGPDGSRIGLGEVTGRVLPAREVPAGGPA; encoded by the coding sequence ATGCCCGAGCAGAGCCCGGAGCAGAGCCCGTTCGACCTGGCGGAAGGCGACCCCTTCGGCCCGCACACCCTTCCCTACGGCGTCTTCAGCACCGCCGACGCGCCCGACCGGCGCCGGATCGGCGTCCGCTACGGCAGCCGGGTCCTGGACCTGAGCGCACTGCCCGGCGCACTGCCCTCCGTCGTCCCCGCGCCGCACGGCGAACTGCTCGCCGCCGCCACCCTCAACCCGCTGCTGGCCGCCGGCCGCCCCGTATGGCAGCAGGTCCGCGCGGCCGTCCGCACCGCCCTGACCGACCCCGCGCACCGCACCGCGGTGACCCCGCTGCTGCACCCGCTGGACGGCGTCACCCTGCACCTCCCCTTCGAGGTCGCCGACTACGTCGACTTCTACTCCAGCGAGCACCACGCCACCAACGTCGGCAAGATCTTCCGTCCGAACGGCGCCGCGCTGCCGCCCAACTGGAAGCACCTGCCGATCGGTTACCACGGCCGGGCGGGCACCGTCGTCGTCTCCGGCACCCCGGTGGTCCGGCCCAACGGCCAGCGCAAGACCCCCGAGGACGCCGCGCCGGTCTTCGGCCCGTCCACCCGCCTCGACATCGAAGCCGAGGTCGGCTTCGTCGTCGGCACCCCCTCCGCACTCCACGAGCCGGTGGACCTGGCCGGCTTCCGCGACCACGTCTTCGGCGTCTGCCTGGTCAACGACTGGTCCGCGCGCGACATCCAGGCGTGGGAGTACGTCCCGCTCGGCCCGTTCCTCGGCAAGTCCTTCGCCACCTCCGTCTCCGCCTGGATCACGCCGCTGGACGCCTTCGACGCGTCCCGGACCCCGCCGCCCGCCCGGGACACCGCGGCGCTGCCCTACCTCGACGACGCGGCGGCCGAGCCGGGCGGCATCGACCTGCGGATCGAGGTGGCCCACAACGGCGAGGTGATCTCCCGCCCGCCGTTCGCCGCGATGTACTGGACGGCGGCCCAGCAGCTCGCCCACATGACCGTCAACGGCGCCTCGCTGCGCACCGGCGACCTGTACGCCTCCGGCACCGTCTCCGGGCCCGAGCCCGACCAGCTCGGCTGCCTGCTGGAACTGACCCAGGGCAAGGGCCCCTACCTCCAGGACGGCGACGAGATCACCCTCACCGCCTGGGCGCCGGGGCCGGACGGCTCCCGGATCGGCCTGGGCGAGGTCACCGGCCGGGTGCTGCCGGCCCGTGAGGTCCCGGCCGGCGGCCCGGCGTGA
- a CDS encoding carboxylate--amine ligase, protein MPGLIVKIGRYPLHHGGVGAIRSLGRLGVPVYAVTEDRFTPAAASRHLAGRFVWPTTGREDPARLVEGLLRIGRRIGRPAVLFPTDEEAAVLIAEHAADLAGSFLFPRVDPALPRRLASKQGLHELCAAHGVPTPAAAFPRSYAEIAAYADRARFPVVAKNREAFVRRSRPAVAGTTRIGGPDRLLDLARDWGPRPAVILQEYLPGEQAEDWIVHAYCAEHGAVRVLFTGVKVRSWPPYAGMTACAHVVDNPQLASMTGDFVRRIGFAGIADLDWRLDRRDGRYKLLDFNPRMGAQFRLFESTAGVDVVRAQHLALTGRPVPEGVQRAGRRFVAENIDLPARLAYGRDRTGPRGPARAAGTELAWFAGDDPLPFFTMLARSVGPGARHLVQLRRVGRRAGTAGGRFT, encoded by the coding sequence GTGCCGGGACTGATCGTGAAGATCGGCCGGTATCCGCTGCACCACGGCGGTGTCGGCGCGATCCGCAGCCTGGGGCGTCTCGGGGTGCCCGTGTACGCCGTCACCGAGGACCGTTTCACGCCCGCGGCGGCCTCCCGCCATCTGGCGGGCCGGTTCGTCTGGCCCACCACCGGGCGGGAGGATCCGGCGCGGCTGGTCGAGGGGCTGCTGCGGATCGGTCGCCGGATCGGCCGGCCCGCGGTGCTGTTCCCGACCGACGAGGAGGCGGCGGTGCTGATCGCGGAGCACGCCGCGGATCTCGCCGGATCGTTTCTGTTCCCCCGCGTCGATCCCGCGCTGCCCCGCCGACTCGCCAGCAAGCAGGGCCTGCACGAACTCTGCGCCGCGCACGGGGTGCCCACGCCGGCCGCCGCCTTCCCCCGCTCGTACGCGGAGATCGCGGCGTACGCGGACCGGGCCCGCTTCCCCGTGGTGGCCAAGAACCGGGAGGCGTTCGTCCGGCGCAGCCGGCCCGCGGTCGCCGGGACGACCCGGATCGGTGGACCGGACCGGCTGCTGGACCTGGCGCGCGACTGGGGCCCGCGGCCGGCGGTGATCCTCCAGGAGTACCTGCCGGGCGAGCAGGCCGAGGACTGGATCGTGCATGCCTACTGCGCGGAACACGGCGCGGTACGGGTGCTGTTCACCGGGGTCAAGGTGCGCTCCTGGCCGCCGTACGCGGGGATGACGGCCTGTGCGCACGTCGTCGACAACCCCCAACTCGCCTCCATGACCGGCGACTTCGTGCGGCGTATCGGCTTCGCCGGGATCGCCGACCTGGACTGGCGGCTCGACCGCCGGGACGGCCGCTACAAGCTGCTGGACTTCAACCCGCGGATGGGCGCCCAGTTCCGGCTCTTCGAGAGCACCGCCGGGGTGGACGTCGTCCGCGCCCAGCACCTCGCGCTCACCGGGCGGCCGGTGCCCGAGGGCGTGCAGCGGGCCGGGCGCCGCTTCGTCGCCGAGAACATCGATCTGCCCGCGCGGCTCGCCTACGGGCGCGACCGTACGGGACCGCGCGGACCGGCACGGGCCGCCGGAACCGAACTGGCGTGGTTCGCCGGCGATGACCCGCTGCCGTTCTTCACCATGCTCGCGCGCAGCGTCGGGCCGGGCGCCCGGCATCTGGTGCAGCTGCGGCGGGTGGGCCGCCGCGCCGGTACGGCCGGGGGCCGTTTCACGTGA
- a CDS encoding FAD-dependent oxidoreductase — protein sequence MSTPVAVIGAGPFGLATAAHLRARGLPVRVFGQPMDSWEERMPSGMLLKSTPAASSIAVPHTGHTLGDFCAAVGERRHASDWDVIPVETFVRYGRWVQRRLVPELERVRVVSVDRRADGFELKLDSGEQFGARAVVVATGLSGLAHLPPVLAAAVPAGPSAAGPVSHSSQHRDLAALAGREVVVVGAGQSALESAVLLAEAGAASVRVVARGRAAVGFGAPPDRQPRLRPSSPFGNAWSLWALTQYAGGFRHLPVPARRFLVRRVLGPLGAWWLRDRFVGRVRVTQGRAIDRAEVRDGRPVLSLRGPDGRGGELAADHVLAATGYRVALGALDFLGPGLRTGITVRAGGPLLDAGFGSSVPGLYFTGLTAAASFGPLMRFVCGTDFAAPRLARAVARTYG from the coding sequence GTGAGCACTCCGGTAGCGGTCATAGGGGCCGGGCCGTTCGGGCTGGCGACGGCCGCGCATCTGCGGGCCCGCGGCCTGCCGGTACGGGTTTTCGGGCAACCGATGGACAGTTGGGAGGAGCGGATGCCCTCGGGCATGCTGCTCAAGTCGACCCCGGCCGCGTCCAGCATCGCCGTCCCGCACACCGGGCACACCCTGGGCGACTTCTGCGCGGCGGTGGGGGAGCGGCGCCATGCCTCCGACTGGGACGTCATCCCCGTCGAGACCTTCGTCCGCTACGGCCGGTGGGTGCAGCGGCGGCTGGTCCCGGAGTTGGAGCGGGTCCGGGTGGTCTCGGTCGACCGGCGGGCGGACGGCTTCGAGCTGAAACTGGACAGCGGTGAGCAGTTCGGCGCGCGGGCGGTGGTCGTCGCCACCGGACTGAGCGGGCTGGCGCACCTGCCGCCCGTACTGGCCGCCGCCGTCCCCGCAGGGCCGTCGGCCGCCGGGCCCGTCTCGCACAGCTCCCAGCACCGCGACCTCGCCGCGCTGGCCGGCCGCGAGGTGGTGGTCGTCGGCGCCGGGCAGTCGGCCCTGGAGAGCGCGGTGCTGCTCGCGGAGGCGGGCGCGGCGTCCGTGCGGGTGGTGGCGCGCGGGCGGGCCGCGGTGGGCTTCGGCGCGCCCCCGGACCGCCAGCCGCGGCTGCGTCCGTCCTCGCCGTTCGGCAACGCCTGGTCGCTGTGGGCGCTGACCCAGTACGCGGGCGGCTTCCGCCATCTCCCGGTGCCCGCCCGGCGGTTCCTGGTGCGCCGGGTGCTCGGCCCACTGGGCGCGTGGTGGCTGCGGGACCGCTTCGTGGGACGGGTGCGGGTGACCCAGGGGCGGGCGATCGACCGGGCCGAGGTGCGCGACGGCCGCCCGGTGCTGTCGCTGCGCGGCCCCGACGGGCGCGGCGGCGAGCTGGCCGCCGACCACGTACTGGCCGCGACCGGCTACCGGGTGGCGCTGGGCGCGCTGGACTTCCTGGGCCCGGGACTGCGGACCGGGATCACCGTGCGGGCGGGCGGGCCGCTGCTGGACGCCGGTTTCGGCTCGTCCGTACCGGGGTTGTACTTCACCGGCCTTACGGCCGCCGCGTCCTTCGGGCCGCTGATGCGCTTCGTGTGCGGCACGGACTTCGCCGCGCCCCGGCTGGCGCGGGCGGTGGCGCGGACCTACGGGTGA